A region from the Flavobacterium enshiense genome encodes:
- the hflX gene encoding GTPase HflX, which translates to MLEKVTHNFEKTVIVGIVTQQQNEDKLNEYLDELEFLTFTAGGEVVKRFSQKMDKPNPKTFVGTGKMEEINLYIKENDVATVIFDDELTPAQQKNITKILDCKVLDRTNLILDIFAQRAETSYARTQVELAQCQYLLPRLSGMWTHLERQRGGIGMRGPGETEIETDRRIVRDRIALLKEKIKTIDKQMSVQRSNRGAMVRVALVGYTNVGKSTLMNAVGKSDVFVENKLFATLDTTVRKVVIKNLPFLLSDTVGFIRKLPTQLVESFKSTLDEVREADLLLHVVDISHADFEDHITSVNQILQDIKSADKPTIMVFNKIDSYKHLTIAEDDLITEKTTKHYTLEEWKNTWMSKVGEDHALFISAKKKENFEEFREKAYEAVREIHITRFPYNKFLYPDYKDAIEKEDE; encoded by the coding sequence ATGCTAGAAAAAGTAACACATAACTTTGAGAAAACTGTCATCGTAGGGATTGTCACGCAACAGCAAAACGAAGACAAACTCAACGAATACCTGGACGAATTGGAATTTCTTACCTTCACCGCCGGCGGAGAGGTAGTTAAACGATTTTCTCAGAAAATGGACAAACCCAACCCAAAAACTTTTGTAGGGACAGGGAAAATGGAAGAAATCAATCTATATATAAAGGAGAATGATGTCGCCACGGTAATTTTTGATGATGAGCTTACTCCCGCACAACAAAAGAACATCACCAAAATTCTAGATTGTAAAGTACTGGACCGAACCAACCTCATCCTTGACATATTTGCGCAGCGTGCAGAAACATCGTATGCGCGAACCCAGGTAGAATTAGCTCAATGTCAATATTTACTACCCCGACTATCCGGTATGTGGACGCACTTGGAACGTCAGCGAGGAGGTATCGGTATGCGTGGTCCCGGGGAAACTGAGATAGAAACCGACCGTCGAATTGTCCGCGACCGTATTGCCTTGCTGAAAGAGAAAATTAAAACCATCGACAAGCAGATGTCGGTGCAGAGAAGCAACCGTGGCGCCATGGTTCGAGTGGCTTTAGTGGGTTACACCAATGTAGGAAAATCTACTTTAATGAATGCAGTAGGGAAAAGCGATGTTTTTGTGGAAAACAAACTCTTCGCAACCCTAGACACGACCGTGCGCAAGGTGGTAATAAAAAACCTTCCTTTTTTATTGTCTGATACGGTTGGATTCATACGTAAATTACCTACTCAGCTGGTAGAATCATTCAAAAGTACCTTAGATGAAGTACGCGAAGCAGATTTGCTATTACATGTGGTAGACATTTCGCATGCTGATTTTGAGGATCATATTACTTCGGTAAATCAGATTTTACAGGATATTAAAAGCGCTGACAAGCCAACCATCATGGTTTTCAACAAAATTGACTCCTATAAGCACCTGACGATTGCTGAAGACGATCTGATAACCGAAAAAACAACAAAACACTACACTCTTGAGGAATGGAAAAACACCTGGATGTCTAAAGTCGGAGAAGACCACGCTTTATTCATATCTGCCAAGAAAAAAGAGAATTTTGAAGAGTTCCGTGAAAAAGCATATGAAGCAGTGAGGGAAATTCATATCACCCGCTTCCCTTACAACAAATTCCTTTATCCCGATTATAAGGATGCTATTGAAAAAGAAGACGAATAA
- a CDS encoding DUF3078 domain-containing protein, which translates to MKKRITLLLCFIGIISSSAQEVIVQDTTKNWMTKGNASLLFNQSSFNHWVSGGEDSFAGNLGVNYDFNYKKDDWTWDNKIIAAYGLVKTANSAFEKKTDDRLELYSLLGKKAKGYWSYSFFANFKTQFTVGYIYDKDANGTEIRTEYSDFLSPGYLTFGPGMLWKKNDNIRFNIAPLTSKFTFVDSGHTLPNEAYFGVKEGESMRYELGAYVAGYYKIIIMANVSIENILSLYSNYLEDTQNVDLDYQMNVVMKINKYLTTNFAFQTIYDDNAFRGFQTRQVFGLAVNFGF; encoded by the coding sequence ATGAAAAAAAGGATTACACTTTTGTTATGTTTTATAGGAATAATTAGCAGTTCTGCCCAGGAAGTTATCGTTCAGGACACCACGAAAAACTGGATGACAAAGGGAAACGCTTCCTTGCTTTTCAATCAGTCTAGTTTTAACCATTGGGTTTCCGGAGGTGAAGACAGTTTTGCCGGAAATCTGGGTGTTAATTACGATTTTAATTATAAAAAAGACGATTGGACCTGGGACAATAAGATAATTGCAGCCTATGGACTGGTGAAAACCGCAAATTCCGCTTTTGAAAAGAAAACTGATGACCGACTGGAATTATATTCTCTCTTAGGTAAAAAAGCAAAGGGTTATTGGTCGTATTCTTTCTTTGCCAACTTCAAGACACAATTTACAGTGGGCTACATTTATGATAAAGATGCTAACGGTACTGAAATCAGAACCGAATACTCCGATTTCCTTTCTCCGGGATATCTTACTTTCGGACCCGGAATGCTTTGGAAAAAGAATGACAACATAAGGTTTAACATTGCTCCGCTTACCTCTAAGTTTACATTTGTTGACAGTGGGCACACATTGCCCAATGAGGCTTATTTCGGTGTAAAAGAAGGGGAAAGCATGCGATATGAATTAGGAGCTTATGTCGCGGGTTATTATAAGATTATTATCATGGCCAATGTTTCAATTGAAAACATTCTGAGCTTGTACTCAAATTATCTGGAAGATACCCAGAATGTTGATCTGGATTACCAGATGAATGTAGTCATGAAAATAAATAAGTACTTGACAACTAATTTTGCCTTCCAGACCATTTATGATGATAATGCTTTTCGTGGATTTCAGACCCGTCAGGTTTTTGGTCTAGCTGTAAACTTTGGCTTTTAG
- a CDS encoding DUF2480 family protein, whose amino-acid sequence MDEIVNRVANSALQVFDLEDYFPKHPIVELDVSQWLFGGFILKETEFRDHLKNHDWSQYKDVYVALYCSEEAILPAWAYSLVAVFLQPFALKVVNGTKKELLLTVYQETLESLDYAPFQGKPLILKGCSNKPVPQEVYVLAVQKLMLFAKSIMFGEACSSVPLYKKK is encoded by the coding sequence ATGGACGAAATTGTAAACAGAGTCGCTAACAGCGCATTACAGGTTTTTGATCTGGAAGATTATTTCCCGAAGCACCCTATTGTTGAATTGGACGTTTCACAATGGCTTTTTGGTGGATTTATTCTGAAGGAAACCGAATTTCGTGACCATCTAAAAAACCACGATTGGTCACAATATAAAGATGTTTATGTTGCTTTGTATTGTTCCGAAGAAGCTATTCTGCCCGCGTGGGCTTATTCTTTGGTTGCTGTTTTTTTGCAGCCGTTTGCTTTAAAAGTAGTTAACGGAACCAAGAAAGAACTGTTACTGACAGTGTACCAAGAAACGCTTGAGTCGCTTGATTATGCTCCTTTTCAGGGAAAACCCTTAATACTGAAAGGATGTTCCAATAAACCTGTCCCTCAGGAAGTATACGTATTGGCGGTGCAAAAATTGATGCTATTTGCCAAGAGTATCATGTTTGGAGAAGCCTGCTCTTCTGTTCCGCTTTACAAGAAAAAATAA
- a CDS encoding SUF system Fe-S cluster assembly protein: MEEFNDTINLGEDVVKVLKGIYDPEIPVDIYELGLIYDVMINEDNEVKILMTLTSPNCPVAETLPMEVEEKIKSIDAVKSCEVEITFDPPWSKDLMSEEAKLELGML, encoded by the coding sequence ATGGAAGAATTTAACGATACAATCAATTTAGGAGAGGATGTTGTAAAAGTATTAAAAGGCATTTACGACCCGGAAATCCCTGTGGATATTTACGAATTAGGATTGATTTACGACGTAATGATCAATGAAGACAATGAAGTAAAAATCCTTATGACTTTAACATCTCCAAACTGTCCGGTAGCTGAGACTTTGCCAATGGAAGTAGAAGAGAAAATAAAATCCATAGATGCTGTAAAATCATGTGAAGTGGAAATCACTTTCGATCCGCCTTGGAGCAAGGATTTGATGAGTGAAGAAGCGAAATTGGAATTAGGAATGTTATAA
- a CDS encoding SufE family protein: MTIKEIQNEIIDEFSMFDDWDERFQYVIDLGKDLPLIDEQFKTDENTIKGCQSKVWVHAEEKNGNIIFTADSDAIITKGIIAILVRAFSNQSPKSILDADTAFIDEIGLKEHLSPTRANGLVSMIKQIKMYALAFQAKN; the protein is encoded by the coding sequence ATGACAATTAAGGAAATACAGAATGAGATTATTGACGAGTTCTCCATGTTTGATGATTGGGATGAACGTTTTCAATATGTCATTGACTTAGGAAAAGATCTTCCGTTGATTGATGAACAATTCAAGACGGATGAGAATACAATAAAAGGGTGCCAGTCTAAAGTATGGGTTCACGCCGAAGAAAAAAACGGGAATATCATATTTACAGCGGATAGTGATGCGATCATCACCAAAGGAATCATCGCTATTTTAGTGCGCGCCTTTTCGAATCAGTCGCCGAAATCGATTTTGGACGCAGATACGGCTTTTATCGACGAAATCGGATTAAAAGAGCATTTGTCGCCTACCCGTGCCAACGGACTGGTGTCGATGATAAAACAAATTAAAATGTATGCTTTGGCCTTTCAGGCTAAGAATTAA
- a CDS encoding aminotransferase class V-fold PLP-dependent enzyme, giving the protein MFDVQKVRAQFPILSQTVNGKPLVYFDNGATAQKPQVVIDAISQYYSEINANIHRGVHTLSQLATDAYEVSRNTIQAHLNAKHNHEIIFTSGTTQGINLVANGFASIVKAGDEVMVSALEHHSNIVPWQFLCERTGAKLVVIPMDDKGELIISEFDKLLSEKTKIVAVNHISNALGTVNPIKYIIDKAHGVGAAVLIDGAQATPHLRPDVQELDCDFYVFSGHKVCGPTGVGILYGKESWLNQLPPYQGGGEMIKEVTFEKTTYADLPHKFEAGTPNIVGGIVLGKAIDYLNDIGFGNIAKYEQELLEYGTKRLMEIEGLKIYGTGENKASVISFNIEGIHPYDIGTIIDKLGIAVRTGHHCTQPIMNYFNIPGTIRASFAFYNTKEEIDIFVEAVKKAQRMLS; this is encoded by the coding sequence ATGTTTGATGTTCAAAAAGTAAGAGCACAATTCCCGATATTGTCCCAAACCGTAAACGGAAAACCACTTGTGTATTTTGATAACGGCGCTACGGCCCAGAAACCTCAGGTGGTCATCGATGCGATTTCCCAATATTACAGCGAGATCAATGCCAACATCCATCGCGGTGTGCATACGTTGAGTCAGCTCGCAACGGATGCCTATGAAGTTTCCAGAAATACAATCCAGGCACACCTGAACGCGAAACACAATCACGAAATCATCTTTACTTCAGGAACGACCCAAGGGATCAACCTGGTAGCGAATGGTTTTGCATCGATTGTAAAAGCAGGGGATGAGGTAATGGTTTCCGCTTTAGAGCACCACAGCAACATTGTGCCGTGGCAGTTTTTGTGCGAAAGAACCGGAGCGAAGCTTGTTGTAATCCCAATGGATGACAAAGGAGAATTGATTATTTCCGAATTCGACAAATTACTTTCTGAGAAGACTAAAATTGTAGCGGTTAACCACATTTCCAACGCATTGGGAACGGTGAACCCTATTAAATATATTATCGATAAAGCGCACGGCGTTGGTGCCGCTGTTTTAATTGACGGCGCACAGGCTACACCGCATTTGCGTCCCGATGTACAGGAGTTGGATTGTGATTTCTACGTGTTTTCAGGGCATAAAGTATGCGGACCAACCGGAGTAGGGATTTTGTACGGAAAAGAAAGTTGGCTGAACCAATTGCCGCCTTATCAGGGTGGAGGTGAAATGATTAAAGAAGTTACTTTCGAGAAAACTACTTATGCCGACTTACCACATAAATTCGAAGCGGGAACACCTAATATTGTGGGTGGAATTGTATTAGGAAAAGCAATCGATTATCTGAATGATATCGGTTTTGGTAATATTGCAAAATACGAACAAGAATTATTGGAGTACGGCACGAAACGCCTGATGGAGATCGAAGGGTTGAAAATCTATGGAACCGGTGAAAACAAGGCTTCCGTAATTTCGTTCAACATCGAAGGGATTCATCCTTATGACATAGGCACGATTATAGATAAATTAGGTATAGCGGTGCGAACCGGCCATCATTGTACACAGCCGATTATGAATTACTTCAATATTCCGGGTACGATACGAGCCAGTTTTGCGTTCTACAATACCAAAGAAGAAATTGATATCTTTGTGGAAGCGGTTAAAAAAGCGCAGCGAATGTTATCTTAA
- a CDS encoding DUF2157 domain-containing protein, with translation MDKQEEVIVEKLAEKDFISEAQHREVKEYNDLGIFSLNTELLFLMYLSVLLFTGGVGTLVYKNIDSIGHITILAVNFSLMLVCFYFSFKRAKGFSKEGVLFDNPIYDYVVLTGSILGCIFIGYLQYQFAVFGNDFGLVSLMSAAFCFAFAYYFDSRMVLSMGITALTAFVGITLTPKTVFENEIYSNPTLSYYGVALGVLIILWTIYSLRSNLKKHFHFVYYTFAQHLIGLSSIAGLLETYWVAFIPVMAGGVYYFYRIGHQLKAVSFFVFSLVYGYIGLNILLYKFIEYVDSADLYQFAMMLSPVYVVGSILLFIKLVRNFNKKRNDSIR, from the coding sequence ATGGATAAACAGGAAGAAGTGATTGTCGAAAAGCTTGCCGAGAAAGACTTTATTTCGGAGGCGCAGCATCGGGAAGTAAAAGAATACAATGACTTAGGAATTTTTTCCCTGAACACCGAACTGCTTTTCCTGATGTATTTGTCGGTGCTCTTGTTTACGGGCGGGGTAGGAACTTTGGTTTATAAAAACATTGACAGTATCGGGCACATCACTATTTTGGCAGTGAATTTTTCGCTGATGCTGGTGTGTTTTTACTTCAGTTTCAAAAGAGCCAAGGGATTTTCGAAAGAGGGAGTGCTTTTCGATAATCCCATTTACGATTATGTTGTGCTTACGGGCAGTATTCTTGGTTGTATTTTTATAGGCTACCTTCAATACCAATTCGCTGTTTTTGGCAATGATTTCGGTTTGGTTTCCCTAATGTCAGCCGCATTTTGTTTCGCATTCGCCTATTATTTCGACAGTAGGATGGTACTCTCAATGGGCATTACTGCTTTGACAGCCTTTGTCGGAATCACCCTCACGCCCAAAACTGTTTTTGAAAACGAAATTTATTCCAATCCCACACTCAGTTATTACGGAGTGGCGCTCGGTGTTCTGATCATTCTCTGGACCATATATTCTCTTCGGTCTAACCTGAAAAAACACTTTCATTTCGTGTATTACACTTTCGCACAGCATTTGATAGGATTGTCTAGTATTGCAGGGTTACTGGAAACTTATTGGGTTGCTTTTATACCTGTTATGGCTGGGGGAGTCTATTATTTTTACCGTATCGGTCACCAACTGAAAGCGGTTTCTTTTTTTGTGTTTTCATTAGTTTACGGGTATATCGGTCTGAATATCCTATTGTACAAATTTATAGAGTATGTGGATTCGGCTGATCTGTATCAGTTTGCGATGATGCTTTCCCCGGTTTATGTGGTCGGTTCAATACTTTTATTCATCAAGTTGGTTCGTAATTTTAACAAGAAGCGAAATGATAGCATACGATAA